DNA sequence from the Deinococcota bacterium genome:
TGACCGTCGCCGACCACATCGGCCGTCACCTCCATGAGCTCGTCCTGGGCGCGCTTGACCGGCCAGCGGCCGGCGTCTATCTGCGGGCGCACCGCCAGGATGAGCGCGCGCGACCACGCCTCGGGCAGCTCCATGGGCATTGGCGCCGTCGGCGGCATAGCTCCTTGCGTCTTCGTCATCGGCTAAGTCTCCTTTTCGCTGCTCACATCGCTAACCATCGGGGCTAATCGTCGGGACTAGTCGTCAGGACTGGTTCGAGCAGCTTGGGCGTCGTTCGCGGGCGCGGCGCTATAGAGCACCGCCCAAGGCAGCGGCAGGCGGCTCAGTTCCAACGCAGCCTCCAGAGGGAGGGTCTGGCCGCTCAGGAGCTCCTGCCAGTCGCGGCCCCGGTAGCCCTCGGGGAGCGGCAGGCGGGTGTCCGTGAAGCCGCCGCGGCGCTCGAGCTCGGCCGGAAAGCGCGTGACGACGACCAGCATCGCCCCCGCCTCGCCGGCGCGGAGATAGGCTATCACGTGCTCGGCCTCTTCCCCCTCGGCCTCGAGGGGCTGGTAGCCGTCAGCCTGGTAGCTCTCGCCGAAGAGGCTCGGGTGCTCGCTCCTGAAGCGCAGCAGCCGCGCCGTCAGGTAGAGCTTGAGCCCCTCCTGGCCGGCCTCGAGCATTGCCCTGACAGCATCCGCGTCCGGCCTCTGAAGCAGCCCCTCGAAGCCGTCCAGGAGGGCTGCGCGCGCCCCGTAGTCGACCTCGCGGCGGTTGTCGGGGTCGACCAGGGAAAGGTCCAAAAGTTCCGTGCCCTGGTAGAGGTCCGGCACGCCCGGCGAGGTGAGCTTGAGGGCGAGCTGGCTCAGCGTGTTGTGGAAGCCGTAGCGGGCCAGATCGCGGGCCAGCGGCCCGACGATGGCGGGCAGTTCGGGGTCTTCTAAGCTGTCCCTCACGAAGCGCTCCAGGGCTCCTTCATAGGCCTCGTCGGGGTTGAGCCAGCTCGTCTGCCCTTTGGACTCCCTCGAGGCCTTGTGCATGTAGGCCAGCAGGCGCTCGCTCAAGCTGTCCCTGTCCGCGCCCTCCCAGAGCGCGACGAGGACCTGGTAGAAGAGGTAGATGTCGCCGTCGCTGGGCGCCTTTTCCACGTGCCGCCCGCGCGCCCGCGCGCTTAACCCCTCGACCAGCTCCTGCCACGCCTCGTTCAGCTCGGCCAGGGCGATCAGGCGCATGCGGGTGTCCTCGCCGCGCTTGTGGTCGTGGGTGGCGGTGGCGAGCAGGTTGTTGGGATACCTAAAGGCGCGAAATCTGGCGTGGGCGTGAAAGGCCTGCGCCGTCACCCCGAAGTGGTCGGGCTCGCCGCCGACCTCGTTTAGAGCCGCCAGGCGCACAAAGCGGTAGAAGGTGGTGTCCTCGACGCCCTTGGCCGCCAGGGGCGCGGTGTACTGCTGAAAGCGGCCGACCCAGGCCGCCCGCGCCTCCTCGAGCTCCTCCTTGACCTCGTCTAGGAGCACCCGCACGATGAAGTCGTAGACGGTGGGCTCGGTGGCGGGGTTGCGCCGGCGCGCCTCGTGGATGGCCGCCTTGATGACCCCTTCGGCCTCGTCGCGGTCATGCGGCAAGTAGGTGCGGTAGCGGCTGAACGAGGCCACCACCTCCGAGAG
Encoded proteins:
- the treY gene encoding malto-oligosyltrehalose synthase is translated as MNASYRLQLHPGFDFEAAREVLPYLRRLGISHLYLSPITDARRGSTHGYDVVHHNLVREELGGLAGFERLREAAVANGLEIILDFVPNHAGVGPRNVAWQDVLAYGPHSRYARYFDIDWTPLKPELTNKLLLPFLGSPYGEVLDGGELGLVFERGGFYLAYHGARFALSPASYALILEAALSDFERTEAYWDLKDLQGAYSSLEPQELEKAEALGLRLTALASRIDLEPVLASLGGERLHHLLEEQFWRLASWKTAGFEINYRRFFDINELMGLRMEEPEVFWDAHRLLAELLAKEGVRGVRIDHIDGLFDPHSYLAWLKDAGARSVWVEKILAHGEILPEAWPVEGSTGYEFMNDAMNVLLWPQGEPALDRIYRRSVREARDYGDEVHRAKRLVMETALSGELFRLAYSLDRISESDYRTRDFTLEGLREALSEVVASFSRYRTYLPHDRDEAEGVIKAAIHEARRRNPATEPTVYDFIVRVLLDEVKEELEEARAAWVGRFQQYTAPLAAKGVEDTTFYRFVRLAALNEVGGEPDHFGVTAQAFHAHARFRAFRYPNNLLATATHDHKRGEDTRMRLIALAELNEAWQELVEGLSARARGRHVEKAPSDGDIYLFYQVLVALWEGADRDSLSERLLAYMHKASRESKGQTSWLNPDEAYEGALERFVRDSLEDPELPAIVGPLARDLARYGFHNTLSQLALKLTSPGVPDLYQGTELLDLSLVDPDNRREVDYGARAALLDGFEGLLQRPDADAVRAMLEAGQEGLKLYLTARLLRFRSEHPSLFGESYQADGYQPLEAEGEEAEHVIAYLRAGEAGAMLVVVTRFPAELERRGGFTDTRLPLPEGYRGRDWQELLSGQTLPLEAALELSRLPLPWAVLYSAAPANDAQAARTSPDD